The genome window ATTATCTCAAAGACAGGCCTCGCTTGCAAGAAAAATCAGCACAAAGCACCGAATAAGAATGCCGTATGAAATTAAGATGAATTTTTGCAAAAAATGCAAAAACTTCATTGCGCCTGGGGTAAACTCAAGAATACGACTGGGCAGATCGCCAGTCAAGTCAATACGAATAACTTGCGCCTTTTGCAATCATACGTATAGAAAGATTATTTTTAATAAAGCATAGGTCTTAGATCGATATCAACACTGCAAAAAATATTCCTGCCAGAGGCACAAGGGTCGTGCCCGTCGGAACTGCAGGTGAAACAATGGCAGAGGAACCTTCGAAATGAGTAATCCTCAAAGTAGATGCGGCTCAGTTGTCTTGCAAGCCAACAAGATAATAGTACCTTTATAAGACCACTCGCAAATTTTTCTTTTCATGGCAAAAGTCTATGACGTACCGGCAGATATTCTGTTATCAAGACTAGCTGATATACTCAAAAGTGAGAATATTGGCAAGCCTGAGTGGGCAATGTTTGTAAAGACAGGATCTCATGCAGATAGACCTCCACAAAACAGGGAATGGTGGTACATTCGTTGCGCATCAATTCTAAGAAAGCTGTACCTTCATGGCCCAGTTGGAATCAACGATTTACGTATCATGTATGGCGGTGCAAAATCCGTAGGATATGGCGGTGCTCATCATAGAGATGCAGGCGGTTCCATCATACGACACGCAATACAAGAGCTTGAAAAACTAGGTTATGTCGAAAAAGTTGCAGGAAAGGGCCGAGTAGTATCCCACCAAGGAATGAAAAAACTTGACAGACTTGCAAGTGACATTCTAGACGAGCTTGCAGTGAAAAACCCAATGTTGAAAATCTATTCATAGTGATTCACTATGAGCTACCCGCAAGATGAAAACACTCCAAACGAGGCGGAAATCACAGCACAAAAAGAAATGATTCTAAAACAAATTTTATCCTCTGATGCAAGACTCCGTTTAAACAATGTGAGGATGGTAAAACCAGATCTTGCATCACTTGTTGAAAACTATCTGATCGGCATGGTATCTCAAGGAAAAATACACGCCCAGATAACAGACGATCAGCTAAAACAAATACTCTTGTCAACCCAACAACCAAAACGCGACTTTAAGTTCAACCGACGGTAATGCCCAAACAAAATATAATTAGGGGTCATGAGGGATCCAAATCATGAAGGCAGTAGTTTATGAAGAATATGCACCTGATGATAATTACAAGAAAATTCTCAAAGTTAAAGAAATAGACGACCCAAAGCCAAAACCAAACGAGGTAGTATTCAAGGTAAAGGCGGCGGCCCTAAATTACAATGATATCTGGGGAATGCGAGGACAACCTGTTGCAGTACCGTTACCACACGTATCTGGCTCAGACGCAGCTGGAGACGTTATCGCAGTTGGCGAAGAAGTAACAAACATCAAAGTTGGTGATAGAGTAGCTTCTCATTCCAACATGTCTTGTAGAGTTTGTAAGGCTTGCACTGATGGCAGAGAATTTGACTGTACCAAGAGAACCATCTGGGGATTCCAGACTGGCCCAACATGGGGAGCTTTTTCGGAAATTACACATCTTCCTGAAGTTAACGTAGTAAAAATTCCAGACGGAGTAAGCTATGATGATGCAGCAGCTGCTTCAATGACGCTTTTAACATCATGGCACATGCTAGTTGGAAGAGCCAAGATAAAACCAGGACAAACCGTCCTTATCATGGGTGGAGGTTCTGGAGTTGGCTCATTTGGAATACAGATTGCCAAGCTTTATGGTTGTACAGTAATTGCCACTGCAAGCGGTGATAAACTTGACAAGTGTTTGCAGCTTGGCGCAGATTTTGCAGTAGATCACAGAAAAGAAGACTGGAGTAAAGAAGTATTCAAGATTTCAAAAGAAATTGCAAAATCAACAGGCGGCGTACCTGGAATCGATGTGTCATTTGATCACATTGGTCAGACTCACTGGAATCAGCAACTAACTTTGCTCAAGTACGGTGCAACCCTGGTATCCTGTGGAGCAACAACTGGCTATGACGCAAAAACCGATCTAAGACACATCTTCTTCAAAGGAACAAACATCTTGGGTTCAACTCAAGGTACAAGAGCAGAGCTTGAAGACGGATTCTACTGGATGGGCAAAGGAAAGATAAAGGCAGTAGTTGATTCAGTATACTCGTTTGAGAATGCCGCAGAGGCTCACACAAAGATGCTTACAGGTAAAGGCCTCTTTGGCAAAATCCTGATGAAACCAGAAGCATAGATTTTATGACAAGGCTTTTCCGTAGCCTTTTGTTTGTGCCGGGAAACAACTCTCGTTTTTTAGAAAAGGCAAAAACCGTTCAGGCAGATATTGTGTGTTTTGATCTTGAGGATTCTATTCCGGATTCTGAAAAAGTAAACGCCCGTAATCTAATAAAAGAGGCGCTAAAATCACGTTCACAATATACACCAGACATCTATGTCAGAACAAACTCGCCTATCTCTGGAAAAATTCCAGACGATCTTGAACAAATTATACAAAAAGGAATTGACGGAGTAGTGATACCCAAAGTAAACAATTCAAAAGAGCTACTAAAGATCGAAAAAATGATTGCAGGTCTTGAAAAAAAGCGAAAACTAGGACCCATCTCCCTTTTACCGTCAATAGAGTCTGCGCAGGGAGTCGTAAATGCATATGATATCGCGTCTTGCAGCAAAAGAATCTCTGCGGTAGTCTTTGGCGTATTTGATCTGCTAAATGACATGGGAATAGAATACACAAAACAGCCAGAAGGCGCAAAATACGCAAGGGCCAAAGTCCCACTTGATGCAAAGGCAGCAGGAGTGCACGCAATTGACGCAATATGGCAGGACCTAAAGGACGAGGATGGGCTCAAAGAAGACTGTGTAATTGGAAAAAGTCTTGGCTATGTTGGAAAAAGCATCATACACCCTGATCAAATACCGATCACTCATGAGGCATTTCTTCCAAACAAATCAGAAGTTGAATGGGCCCGCAAAGTTTGTGACACCTATTTAGAATCAACAAAAGATGGAAGGGGCGCCACAGTAGTTGATGGAAAGATGATTGACGAGGTTCACTACAAACGCGCAAAGGCCTTGCTTGATTTGGCAAAAAACTAATTTCATACAGTACAATTGCAGTTTTTTGATCTTAGTATGGCGATTTACTGCTTAGCCAAATGAACAAACTCTGTCTGTCTTTTGATTCCAACTGCATGTTTTTTGTCAAGCAGACTGTTATGATTGTAGCCGCGATTTTTCATTTCCCTGACTAGTTTCTCATGTCGTGTATACAAGGCAGGCAATTTGCCTATCCAGCGTAGAGTTTCAGGATGGAACGAAACCTCTTTTGCCCTCAGTAATGATCGTCCATATTGCGTGTAGTTCCCTGTGTTCCCCTAGCAAATGATTTCTACAGAGCATTTGTGGATACGTCCCAAATCCGCACAACTCTATCTCCTAGATATGATCACATTTTTCATTATTTTGAAAAATTACACAACCATATTTAATAAAAATTCCAAAAGTGTTGGTGTTGGCACTAGAATGACATCAGATCAATTAATTTTAATATTCTAAAACGGCAATAGGTGGGTTAGTATGATGATATGAGATGATCAAATCAAACAAACATCGACCTAAATTCACCAATTAAATTTGATATTTGTTGAAGAACATACTTGCTGGATCACTTAATTCAAAATTAATCTGCCTATTCCTTGTCGTTGCGATGGTTCCGATGGCGGCAATATCGCTAATAAGTTTCAACGCGTCACAAAACTCGCTACAGGAAAGGGCATACAGCCAGCTATTGACATTGG of Candidatus Nitrosotenuis sp. DW1 contains these proteins:
- a CDS encoding RNase P subunit, yielding MQILIKEAISNARKNPALSQRQASLARKISTKHRIRMPYEIKMNFCKKCKNFIAPGVNSRIRLGRSPVKSIRITCAFCNHTYRKIIFNKA
- a CDS encoding 30S ribosomal protein S19e; the encoded protein is MAKVYDVPADILLSRLADILKSENIGKPEWAMFVKTGSHADRPPQNREWWYIRCASILRKLYLHGPVGINDLRIMYGGAKSVGYGGAHHRDAGGSIIRHAIQELEKLGYVEKVAGKGRVVSHQGMKKLDRLASDILDELAVKNPMLKIYS
- a CDS encoding DNA-binding protein is translated as MSYPQDENTPNEAEITAQKEMILKQILSSDARLRLNNVRMVKPDLASLVENYLIGMVSQGKIHAQITDDQLKQILLSTQQPKRDFKFNRR
- a CDS encoding zinc-binding dehydrogenase, with translation MKAVVYEEYAPDDNYKKILKVKEIDDPKPKPNEVVFKVKAAALNYNDIWGMRGQPVAVPLPHVSGSDAAGDVIAVGEEVTNIKVGDRVASHSNMSCRVCKACTDGREFDCTKRTIWGFQTGPTWGAFSEITHLPEVNVVKIPDGVSYDDAAAASMTLLTSWHMLVGRAKIKPGQTVLIMGGGSGVGSFGIQIAKLYGCTVIATASGDKLDKCLQLGADFAVDHRKEDWSKEVFKISKEIAKSTGGVPGIDVSFDHIGQTHWNQQLTLLKYGATLVSCGATTGYDAKTDLRHIFFKGTNILGSTQGTRAELEDGFYWMGKGKIKAVVDSVYSFENAAEAHTKMLTGKGLFGKILMKPEA
- a CDS encoding HpcH/HpaI aldolase/citrate lyase family protein; translated protein: MTRLFRSLLFVPGNNSRFLEKAKTVQADIVCFDLEDSIPDSEKVNARNLIKEALKSRSQYTPDIYVRTNSPISGKIPDDLEQIIQKGIDGVVIPKVNNSKELLKIEKMIAGLEKKRKLGPISLLPSIESAQGVVNAYDIASCSKRISAVVFGVFDLLNDMGIEYTKQPEGAKYARAKVPLDAKAAGVHAIDAIWQDLKDEDGLKEDCVIGKSLGYVGKSIIHPDQIPITHEAFLPNKSEVEWARKVCDTYLESTKDGRGATVVDGKMIDEVHYKRAKALLDLAKN